Part of the Limihaloglobus sulfuriphilus genome is shown below.
TTTCAACCAGTGCCAGGGTTCCTGCGATGGCCTGTTTTTCAATTTCATTCAGCGGCCTTCCGGCAAGCCCGGCGGGTGAGCTGGGGTTTGGCAGGCCCAGAACGGTATGAATATCGGGCGGGATGTCGGAAATATCTATCATATCCCCATCGCACATCACTGCCATTGTTCGCACCGCGTTTCGCAGCTGGCGGATGTTGCCCGGCCAGTTATAGTTTATCAGGATGTTCATCGCCTTTTCAGAGACGTTGAGCATGTCCCTGCCGATTTCCCTGCACATCTGCTCGAGGAATGCGTAAATCAGCTCGGGGATATCCTGCCGCCGGTTGCGAAGAGCGGGTATTGTGACGCTGACCCCCTTAATCCTGAAAAACAGATCCTGGCGCATTTTCTTTTCGCTTACCATCTTGGCAAGGTCAGAGTTTGTCGCGCTAATTACTCTGACATCAACCTTGACCGGCTTGTTTGAGCCTACCGGGACGATTACCCCGTCTTCGAGGACACGCAGCAGTTTTGCCTGCATCGTCAGTGGCATATCGCCTATCTCGTCAAGAAACAATGTTCCCTGGTCGGCGATTTCAAAAAGCCCCTTGCGGTCGGCGGCTGCGCCGGTAAAAGCGCCGCGTACATGGCCAAAGAGCTCACTCTCCAGCAGTGTCTCGCTTAGTCCGGCACAGTTTATCGGCCTGAACTCACCGTCGGCACGTCTGGAGTTGAGGTGTATCGCCCTGGCAAGGAGTTCTTTGCCGGTGCCTGATTCGCCCTGTATCAAAACGCTGATGTTTGTAGGTGCGACTTTGGCGGCGATCCGGAAAACCTGTTTCATCAAGGGTGAGCTGCCCGGCAGTCCCTCGTATAAAAAGCCCCCGGGAGTGTCTAACTGGGGTTTTGCTTCTTTGGGCAGGGATTGCACGTCTGGTTCTGTGCCGACAATCTCACGAATCGCGGTCAATATTTCATCGGGCTCAACCGGTTTGGCAAAATAATCTGCCGCACCCTGCCGCATTGCCTGTTTGCACGTCTCGATCCCCGCCTGCGAGGTTACGATAACGATTCTGGTATCCGGCGAAAACTCCCGCACACGCTGCATCAGGTCGAAGCCGTTAATGTCGCTGTGCAGGTTTATCTCGCTGATGACAATGTCGATACTCTCAGCATTGATCAGCTTTACAGCCTTTTGCGGTTCAGGCACCAGGCGTACATGAAAATTGGCGGACTCCAGAGCCTTCTGCATGTGCGTGCTTTGTCTGGCGTCCGGGTCAACTATTAAAATCTTTATACGGTTTTTGGGCATATTTACTATCTATAGCAGTGGTAAAGCAGGTTGAATTTCTTTACGGTTTATCTTCAGCATTAAATTTGAAATGTAAATTATACACTTTTTCGCGGATAACTTCAAGTTTTCCGATTATTATCCAGTATGTATAGCTCTTAGAGCTGTCGGGGCCGAGCTTCCATTGAGCCAGCGGAGCAAAATGCATCGTGGCGGCATCAAATTCCCCGCCGCCGCCGGCGCTGCCGACCCAGCCCATGTTCCAGGTCTTGCCTGTTTCGGGGCTGTATATTCCCAGGCCTATGCCGGTTTTCGGGTCAATACACGCCGCCCATGGCTCAGTCGGGCTCTGCCGTGTCCATATCCAGTCATCATCAGGCCCGTATTTTACGGTTGTAAGCGGCTTGTTGCGCCAGGGCTTATCACCGTCATAGATCACCAATTTTGACATGCTGCGTATCGCGTAAACCGCGGGCAGCTCCTGGCTTCTTGCCTGCGGCGGGCCCCAGATGTCATCGCTGCCGCGAAAACACTCGATCGTGTTCTTTACACGTATTACGTTGTCCATTCCCTTTTCAAAACTCATCCACTGGTGAAGCCGGCACTTTGCCAGCTCTTCATTCATATCCCACAGCCTGGGTTGGCAGCAGCTGTAAAGCATGGTGTTGTCTTCAAGGCACTCAAAGTTGAGTACTATTGAGCGGTCACCATCGAAATTTCCCGCCTGAACGGGATTCCACGGCCACGGGCTCCATGATTCGGACTGGCCGTCCTGCTTCCTGTCGAGGCTTTTGCCGGCATAGTATGACTGCTGTATCTGGCGGCCCTTGTCGTGGTTGTTGATCATGTTTTTGTCTGAGCCGGACTGAGACGCCCATATTATCGCGCCGCCGAATTTCTTATCCGCGGCAATTTTTACAGTTCCATTATCCAGCCGGCCGCGTCCGCCGTCGATAAAAGCTCTCGGCTGTGAGCCGCGGCAGCCGCCGGCAAGGGTAAAGAAAGCCAAAATCAGCTTTAAATATATAACAGCCTGAATTTTGCTGATTATCATTTTGAAACTGCCTTTTTTTAATTAAAAAAAGGGCGGGTTTGCCCGAAGGCAAACTCCACCCGTTAAGCTGTCAGAATTAAATCAGTCTTGCGTTTGTGCGGTTTCTTCGTCAGCTGAGCCTTCGCCGTTATCTTCCATCTCTGCCAGTGCGGCTTTACGTGAAAGTTTCAGGCGGCCCATGTTGTCAATCGCGATGAGCTTGACCGGTACAACCTGGCCGCGTTCGAAGTGGTCTCCGAGCTCCTTGATGTACTTGTCGCTTGCTTCGCTGATATGACAGAGGCCCTCAACACCTGGGGCGATCTCGAGGAACATACCGAAGTCCTTAATAGAAACCACCTTAGCATTCTTGTAGAGTTTGCCGACCTCGGGTTTCTGGAACATTGACTCAATGATATTCAGAGCTGCCAGGTGTCCGTCACCTTCCATTGTCGAGATGCTGACAACTCCGTCATCATCGATCTCGATGTTGGTTCCGGTTTCTTCCTGGATACCCTTGATTGTGGCGCCGCCGGGGCCGATCAGCTTGCCGATCAGTTCAGGATCGATTCTTGTAGATACGATCTTCGGAGCGTATTTGCTCAGCTCTTCACGCGGCTTGTCGATTGTCTTTGTCATTGTTTCAAGAATCTTCAGGCGAGCCTTGCGCGACTGCTCAAACGCTTCGCAAAGAATCTCGTGCGGCAGTCCGTCGGCCTTGATATCAAGCTGGATAGCTGTGATGCCGTCTTCTGTTCCGGCGACCTTGAAGTCCATATCGCCGAAGTGGTCTTCTTCGCCGAGAATATCTGTCAGGAGGAAGTATTTGCCGGTTTCTTCGTCGGTAATCATACCGATTGAGATGCCTGCTACCGGTTTGCGGATCGGGACGCCGGCATCCATAAGTGCCAGACAGCCGCCGCAGACTGAAGCCATAGAGCTTGAGCCGTTAGAGCCGGTAATGTCAGAGATAAGTTTGATCGTGTAAACAAATTCCTCTTTCGGCGGGCAAACTCTCTCGAGGGCCTTTTCAGCCAGTGCACCGTGGCCGATTTCGCGTCTTCCTGCGCCGCGTATCATGCCGGTTTCGCCGACAGAATAGGGCGGGAAGTTGTAGTGCAGCATGAACCGCTGGCCGTATTCTTCTTTGATGCCGTCAACGACCTGCTCGTCTCTGCCTGTTCCGAGGATAGCGGAAACGATAGCCTGTGTTTCGCCGCGTGTGAAGACCGCAGAGCCGTGAACGCGGGGCAGAAGGCCGACTTCGCATTCAATCTCGCGAAGCTCGTCATTGCCGCGGTTTCCGGTGCGTTTTCCTTCGAGCAGTCTCTTGCGGACGGCCTTTTTCTCGATCTTGTCGAGAATCCGGTTCATTATGCCCTCTGTGATTTCAGAATCTTCCGGCTCACAGTATTTTTCGATCATCGCTTCACGGATGGTATCTACCGCTTCTTTGCGTTCAGCTTTCATCTCGATGGCTTTTGCCTGGTAGAGTTTGTCGAATATTTCGCTCTCAACCTTGGCTACCAGCTCTTCGTCAAGTGCCGATACTTCGAATTTCTTTTCAACGCCGCACGCGTCGCGGAGTTCCTGGATAAAGTCGCAGACTTCAACAATGTATTTGTGAGCGTGCTTAATGGCGTCTGCCATAACATCCTCCGGGACCTCTTTTGAGTCCACTTCAATCATGTTGATGGCTTCTTTGCGTCCGCCCAGCAGCAGGTTCAAATCACTCTGCTCAATCTCGCTGTGGGTGGGGTTTATTATATATTCGCCGTTGACCCGTGCCAGCTTTACAGCACCAAGCGGCCCCTGGAACGGGATTTCGCTGATGCTCAGGGCGGCGCTTGCGCCCATCATGGCGAGCACATCCGGATCGTGGTCTTTATCAGCACTGAGTACGTTGGCCATGATTTGTACTTCATCATAGTAGCCATCGGGGAATAGCGGGCGTATCGGCCTGTCTATACAGCGTGCTATGAGTATTTCACGTGTGGAAGGGCGTCCTTCGCGTTTCATGAATCCGCCGGGGAAACGGCCCGCGGCAGCCTGGCGCTC
Proteins encoded:
- a CDS encoding sigma-54-dependent transcriptional regulator, whose amino-acid sequence is MPKNRIKILIVDPDARQSTHMQKALESANFHVRLVPEPQKAVKLINAESIDIVISEINLHSDINGFDLMQRVREFSPDTRIVIVTSQAGIETCKQAMRQGAADYFAKPVEPDEILTAIREIVGTEPDVQSLPKEAKPQLDTPGGFLYEGLPGSSPLMKQVFRIAAKVAPTNISVLIQGESGTGKELLARAIHLNSRRADGEFRPINCAGLSETLLESELFGHVRGAFTGAAADRKGLFEIADQGTLFLDEIGDMPLTMQAKLLRVLEDGVIVPVGSNKPVKVDVRVISATNSDLAKMVSEKKMRQDLFFRIKGVSVTIPALRNRRQDIPELIYAFLEQMCREIGRDMLNVSEKAMNILINYNWPGNIRQLRNAVRTMAVMCDGDMIDISDIPPDIHTVLGLPNPSSPAGLAGRPLNEIEKQAIAGTLALVENNREKAANLLGIGERTLYRKIKEYDL
- the pnp gene encoding polyribonucleotide nucleotidyltransferase, with the protein product MFNVTKIERVIGDKTVTFETGKIATQAHGAVFVSCGETKVLVTACRSNPRENIDYFPLSVDYRERQAAAGRFPGGFMKREGRPSTREILIARCIDRPIRPLFPDGYYDEVQIMANVLSADKDHDPDVLAMMGASAALSISEIPFQGPLGAVKLARVNGEYIINPTHSEIEQSDLNLLLGGRKEAINMIEVDSKEVPEDVMADAIKHAHKYIVEVCDFIQELRDACGVEKKFEVSALDEELVAKVESEIFDKLYQAKAIEMKAERKEAVDTIREAMIEKYCEPEDSEITEGIMNRILDKIEKKAVRKRLLEGKRTGNRGNDELREIECEVGLLPRVHGSAVFTRGETQAIVSAILGTGRDEQVVDGIKEEYGQRFMLHYNFPPYSVGETGMIRGAGRREIGHGALAEKALERVCPPKEEFVYTIKLISDITGSNGSSSMASVCGGCLALMDAGVPIRKPVAGISIGMITDEETGKYFLLTDILGEEDHFGDMDFKVAGTEDGITAIQLDIKADGLPHEILCEAFEQSRKARLKILETMTKTIDKPREELSKYAPKIVSTRIDPELIGKLIGPGGATIKGIQEETGTNIEIDDDGVVSISTMEGDGHLAALNIIESMFQKPEVGKLYKNAKVVSIKDFGMFLEIAPGVEGLCHISEASDKYIKELGDHFERGQVVPVKLIAIDNMGRLKLSRKAALAEMEDNGEGSADEETAQTQD